The following coding sequences lie in one Drosophila sulfurigaster albostrigata strain 15112-1811.04 chromosome 2R, ASM2355843v2, whole genome shotgun sequence genomic window:
- the LOC133836461 gene encoding epidermal growth factor receptor kinase substrate 8-like protein 2 isoform X2 — protein sequence MVKPGNRTIKYFRPVLVTRSMLRNGYENGAHSSDNDDNKPTYALDHLATFKLKNEVESKQPKEKMKLLIELDKTRGIWPHKMYMCFNGQWLVMLDKDMKEIENFPGSLITEPTAFISDDPLETYNNILIFTVPGISLGNTEMHIFQVTDVNAVHLVEDLRQLASGTPVTVDRNKTPIKLPKPERPGNQQAKDQFGIAAAVAGIAAEKNAQDREQTDKDVQVINHCFEDIERFIARLHYASEALLELQSRKNEHNPHGEGLLVLRSRPPIESEFADILSKIKLALNFSVKLQNHFSKGINPVHNVFVSLQSIVNVCNDIYDGAHLPESIVHPLLRRETVTFLNGTLDSNEKDLWLSLGPNWTVPKDQFQDQKESYHPIFYDEWSPDWCVDEPVPYLAPAIKKPQTPLASPVPLSPGTNRTWLGRLQTRNVDIAEVAYNKQATNDKELNVTKGEYLEIIDDSRNWWKARNSVGNVGYVPHTVLIPYNFDPASNRKARDTDSLASENGDANGEANNPLYRNTMAMYVPPAERESQQPVGANKMMPRSYSMPASVPVPPPMPPSESGTPTETPSGTLKRNMANVGAMAAMRARNDCDADDVTYLMQDGVNDELRVMLQQRQHRKDLEILKTPEIYINQNSKPKEVEEWLRGKGFSDTIIKRLHTLSGEEMFALSPHTIESYFGQRESRRLISQIVLQKNFCEYKTIRSSELSAKLARARQKADQSNGDPNEVF from the exons ATGGTCAAGCCAGGCAACAGGACTATCAAATACTTTCGACCCGTTTTGGTTACGCGTAG TATGCTACGAAACGGGTATGAGAATGGAGCTCACTCCAgtgataatgatgataataaGCCAACATATGCGTTGGATCACCTGGCCAcgttcaaattgaaaaatgaggTCGAATCGAAACAGCCAaaggaaaaaatgaaattgctcATCGAGCTTGATAAGACGAGGGGCATTTGGCCACATAAGATGTATATGTGCTTCAATGGCCAATGGCTTGTCATGCTTGATAAGGATATGaaggaaattgaaaactttcCGGGCAGCTTGATAACAGAGCCAACGGCTTTTATCAGCGATGATCCACTGGAGACCTACAACAATATCTTGATATTCACGGTGCCGGGCATCTCTCTAGGCAACACAGAAATGCACATCTTTCAA GTTACGGATGTGAATGCAGTGCATTTGGTTGAAGATTTGCGACAACTGGCCAGTGGCACTCCAGTGACTGTGGATCGCAATAAGACGCCCATTAAGCTGCCAAAGCCCGAGCGTCCTGGCAATCAACAGGCCAAGGATCAATTTGGCATTGCGGCAGCTGTGGCCGGGATCGCTGCCGAGAAGAATGCTCAGGATCGTGAGCAAACCGATAAAGATGTGCAGGTGATAAATCACTGCTT CGAGGATATTGAACGCTTTATTGCTCGTCTGCACTATGCTTCCGAGGCTTTGCTGGAGCTGCAGTCCCGCAAGAATGAACACAATCCCCATGGCGAGGGTTTGCTGGTGCTGCGCTCACGTCCGCCCATTGAGAGCGAATTCGCTGACATTCTGTCCAAAATCAAGTTGGCACTCAACTTTTCGGTGAAACTGCAGAATCACTTCAGCAAGGGCATTAATCCCGTGCACAATGTGTTCGTCTCGCTGCAGTCGATTGTCAATGTCTGCAATGATATCTACGATGGCGCCCATTTGCCCGAGAGCATTGTGCATCCGTTGCTGCGCAGAGAAACAGTTACATTTCTGAATGGCACACTCGACTCCAATGAGAAGGACCTCTGGTTGAGCTTGGGTCCGAATTGGACTGTGCCCAAGGATCAGTTTCAAGATCAAAAGGAATCCTACCATCCCATATTCTACGACGAATGGTCGCCCGATTGGTGTGTCGATGAGCCGGTGCCTTATTTAGCTCCCGCCATCAAGAAGCCACAAACTCCGTTGGCCAGCCCAGTACCCCTGAGTCCGGGCACTAATCGCACTTGGCTGGGTCGCTTGCAGACCCGCAATGTGGATATTGCCGAGGTGGCCTACAACAAGCAGGCGACAAATGATAAGGAACTGAATGTGACAAAGGGCGAATACTTAGAG ATAATTGATGACTCCCGCAACTGGTGGAAGGCTCGCAATTCCGTTGGCAACGTTGGCTATGTGCCACACACTGTGCTCATACCCTACAACTTTGATCCCGCCAGCAATCGCAAGGCACGCGACACGGACTCATTGGCTTCGGAGAATGGCGATGCTAATGGTGAAGCCAACAATCCACTCTATCGCAACACAATGGCCATGTATGTGCCGCCAGCAGAACGAGAGTCCCAACAGCCGGTGGGTGCGAACAAGATGATGCCACGATCCTACTCCATGCCTGCCTCCGTGCCGGTGCCACCGCCAATGCCGCCAAGCGAGAGCGGAACCCCAACTGAAACGCCCAGTGGCACACTCAAACGCAACATGGCCAATGTTGGTGCCATGGCAG CTATGCGTGCCCGCAACGATTGCGATGCCGATGATGTGACATATTTGATGCAGGATGGTGTCAACGATGAGCTGCGCGTCATGctgcagcagaggcagcatcGCAAGGATCTGGAGATCCTCAAGACGCCTGAGATATACATTAATCAAAACTCGAAGCCCAAAGAGGTGGAGGAATGGCTGCGTGGCAAGGGCTTCTCCGATACCATTATCAAGCGTCTGCACACGCTCAGCGGAGAGGAGATGTTTGCTTTGTCGCCACACACCATCGAGAGCTATTTTGGCCAGCGCGAGAGTCGTCGGCTCATTTCACAGATTGTGCTGCAGAAGAACTTCTGTGAg TACAAAACCATTCGTTCGTCGGAGCTGTCGGCGAAGTTGGCTCGTGCCAGGCAAAAGGCCGATCAATCAAATGGCGATCCCAACGAGGTCTTCTAA
- the LOC133836461 gene encoding epidermal growth factor receptor kinase substrate 8-like protein 2 isoform X3 — MLRNGYENGAHSSDNDDNKPTYALDHLATFKLKNEVESKQPKEKMKLLIELDKTRGIWPHKMYMCFNGQWLVMLDKDMKEIENFPGSLITEPTAFISDDPLETYNNILIFTVPGISLGNTEMHIFQVTDVNAVHLVEDLRQLASGTPVTVDRNKTPIKLPKPERPGNQQAKDQFGIAAAVAGIAAEKNAQDREQTDKDVQVINHCFEDIERFIARLHYASEALLELQSRKNEHNPHGEGLLVLRSRPPIESEFADILSKIKLALNFSVKLQNHFSKGINPVHNVFVSLQSIVNVCNDIYDGAHLPESIVHPLLRRETVTFLNGTLDSNEKDLWLSLGPNWTVPKDQFQDQKESYHPIFYDEWSPDWCVDEPVPYLAPAIKKPQTPLASPVPLSPGTNRTWLGRLQTRNVDIAEVAYNKQATNDKELNVTKGEYLEIIDDSRNWWKARNSVGNVGYVPHTVLIPYNFDPASNRKARDTDSLASENGDANGEANNPLYRNTMAMYVPPAERESQQPVGANKMMPRSYSMPASVPVPPPMPPSESGTPTETPSGTLKRNMANVGAMAAMRARNDCDADDVTYLMQDGVNDELRVMLQQRQHRKDLEILKTPEIYINQNSKPKEVEEWLRGKGFSDTIIKRLHTLSGEEMFALSPHTIESYFGQRESRRLISQIVLQKNFCEYKTIRSSELSAKLARARQKADQSNGDPNEVF, encoded by the exons ATGCTACGAAACGGGTATGAGAATGGAGCTCACTCCAgtgataatgatgataataaGCCAACATATGCGTTGGATCACCTGGCCAcgttcaaattgaaaaatgaggTCGAATCGAAACAGCCAaaggaaaaaatgaaattgctcATCGAGCTTGATAAGACGAGGGGCATTTGGCCACATAAGATGTATATGTGCTTCAATGGCCAATGGCTTGTCATGCTTGATAAGGATATGaaggaaattgaaaactttcCGGGCAGCTTGATAACAGAGCCAACGGCTTTTATCAGCGATGATCCACTGGAGACCTACAACAATATCTTGATATTCACGGTGCCGGGCATCTCTCTAGGCAACACAGAAATGCACATCTTTCAA GTTACGGATGTGAATGCAGTGCATTTGGTTGAAGATTTGCGACAACTGGCCAGTGGCACTCCAGTGACTGTGGATCGCAATAAGACGCCCATTAAGCTGCCAAAGCCCGAGCGTCCTGGCAATCAACAGGCCAAGGATCAATTTGGCATTGCGGCAGCTGTGGCCGGGATCGCTGCCGAGAAGAATGCTCAGGATCGTGAGCAAACCGATAAAGATGTGCAGGTGATAAATCACTGCTT CGAGGATATTGAACGCTTTATTGCTCGTCTGCACTATGCTTCCGAGGCTTTGCTGGAGCTGCAGTCCCGCAAGAATGAACACAATCCCCATGGCGAGGGTTTGCTGGTGCTGCGCTCACGTCCGCCCATTGAGAGCGAATTCGCTGACATTCTGTCCAAAATCAAGTTGGCACTCAACTTTTCGGTGAAACTGCAGAATCACTTCAGCAAGGGCATTAATCCCGTGCACAATGTGTTCGTCTCGCTGCAGTCGATTGTCAATGTCTGCAATGATATCTACGATGGCGCCCATTTGCCCGAGAGCATTGTGCATCCGTTGCTGCGCAGAGAAACAGTTACATTTCTGAATGGCACACTCGACTCCAATGAGAAGGACCTCTGGTTGAGCTTGGGTCCGAATTGGACTGTGCCCAAGGATCAGTTTCAAGATCAAAAGGAATCCTACCATCCCATATTCTACGACGAATGGTCGCCCGATTGGTGTGTCGATGAGCCGGTGCCTTATTTAGCTCCCGCCATCAAGAAGCCACAAACTCCGTTGGCCAGCCCAGTACCCCTGAGTCCGGGCACTAATCGCACTTGGCTGGGTCGCTTGCAGACCCGCAATGTGGATATTGCCGAGGTGGCCTACAACAAGCAGGCGACAAATGATAAGGAACTGAATGTGACAAAGGGCGAATACTTAGAG ATAATTGATGACTCCCGCAACTGGTGGAAGGCTCGCAATTCCGTTGGCAACGTTGGCTATGTGCCACACACTGTGCTCATACCCTACAACTTTGATCCCGCCAGCAATCGCAAGGCACGCGACACGGACTCATTGGCTTCGGAGAATGGCGATGCTAATGGTGAAGCCAACAATCCACTCTATCGCAACACAATGGCCATGTATGTGCCGCCAGCAGAACGAGAGTCCCAACAGCCGGTGGGTGCGAACAAGATGATGCCACGATCCTACTCCATGCCTGCCTCCGTGCCGGTGCCACCGCCAATGCCGCCAAGCGAGAGCGGAACCCCAACTGAAACGCCCAGTGGCACACTCAAACGCAACATGGCCAATGTTGGTGCCATGGCAG CTATGCGTGCCCGCAACGATTGCGATGCCGATGATGTGACATATTTGATGCAGGATGGTGTCAACGATGAGCTGCGCGTCATGctgcagcagaggcagcatcGCAAGGATCTGGAGATCCTCAAGACGCCTGAGATATACATTAATCAAAACTCGAAGCCCAAAGAGGTGGAGGAATGGCTGCGTGGCAAGGGCTTCTCCGATACCATTATCAAGCGTCTGCACACGCTCAGCGGAGAGGAGATGTTTGCTTTGTCGCCACACACCATCGAGAGCTATTTTGGCCAGCGCGAGAGTCGTCGGCTCATTTCACAGATTGTGCTGCAGAAGAACTTCTGTGAg TACAAAACCATTCGTTCGTCGGAGCTGTCGGCGAAGTTGGCTCGTGCCAGGCAAAAGGCCGATCAATCAAATGGCGATCCCAACGAGGTCTTCTAA
- the LOC133836461 gene encoding epidermal growth factor receptor kinase substrate 8-like protein 2 isoform X1: MVKPGNRTIKYFRPVLVTRSSMLRNGYENGAHSSDNDDNKPTYALDHLATFKLKNEVESKQPKEKMKLLIELDKTRGIWPHKMYMCFNGQWLVMLDKDMKEIENFPGSLITEPTAFISDDPLETYNNILIFTVPGISLGNTEMHIFQVTDVNAVHLVEDLRQLASGTPVTVDRNKTPIKLPKPERPGNQQAKDQFGIAAAVAGIAAEKNAQDREQTDKDVQVINHCFEDIERFIARLHYASEALLELQSRKNEHNPHGEGLLVLRSRPPIESEFADILSKIKLALNFSVKLQNHFSKGINPVHNVFVSLQSIVNVCNDIYDGAHLPESIVHPLLRRETVTFLNGTLDSNEKDLWLSLGPNWTVPKDQFQDQKESYHPIFYDEWSPDWCVDEPVPYLAPAIKKPQTPLASPVPLSPGTNRTWLGRLQTRNVDIAEVAYNKQATNDKELNVTKGEYLEIIDDSRNWWKARNSVGNVGYVPHTVLIPYNFDPASNRKARDTDSLASENGDANGEANNPLYRNTMAMYVPPAERESQQPVGANKMMPRSYSMPASVPVPPPMPPSESGTPTETPSGTLKRNMANVGAMAAMRARNDCDADDVTYLMQDGVNDELRVMLQQRQHRKDLEILKTPEIYINQNSKPKEVEEWLRGKGFSDTIIKRLHTLSGEEMFALSPHTIESYFGQRESRRLISQIVLQKNFCEYKTIRSSELSAKLARARQKADQSNGDPNEVF, from the exons ATGGTCAAGCCAGGCAACAGGACTATCAAATACTTTCGACCCGTTTTGGTTACGCGTAG TAGTATGCTACGAAACGGGTATGAGAATGGAGCTCACTCCAgtgataatgatgataataaGCCAACATATGCGTTGGATCACCTGGCCAcgttcaaattgaaaaatgaggTCGAATCGAAACAGCCAaaggaaaaaatgaaattgctcATCGAGCTTGATAAGACGAGGGGCATTTGGCCACATAAGATGTATATGTGCTTCAATGGCCAATGGCTTGTCATGCTTGATAAGGATATGaaggaaattgaaaactttcCGGGCAGCTTGATAACAGAGCCAACGGCTTTTATCAGCGATGATCCACTGGAGACCTACAACAATATCTTGATATTCACGGTGCCGGGCATCTCTCTAGGCAACACAGAAATGCACATCTTTCAA GTTACGGATGTGAATGCAGTGCATTTGGTTGAAGATTTGCGACAACTGGCCAGTGGCACTCCAGTGACTGTGGATCGCAATAAGACGCCCATTAAGCTGCCAAAGCCCGAGCGTCCTGGCAATCAACAGGCCAAGGATCAATTTGGCATTGCGGCAGCTGTGGCCGGGATCGCTGCCGAGAAGAATGCTCAGGATCGTGAGCAAACCGATAAAGATGTGCAGGTGATAAATCACTGCTT CGAGGATATTGAACGCTTTATTGCTCGTCTGCACTATGCTTCCGAGGCTTTGCTGGAGCTGCAGTCCCGCAAGAATGAACACAATCCCCATGGCGAGGGTTTGCTGGTGCTGCGCTCACGTCCGCCCATTGAGAGCGAATTCGCTGACATTCTGTCCAAAATCAAGTTGGCACTCAACTTTTCGGTGAAACTGCAGAATCACTTCAGCAAGGGCATTAATCCCGTGCACAATGTGTTCGTCTCGCTGCAGTCGATTGTCAATGTCTGCAATGATATCTACGATGGCGCCCATTTGCCCGAGAGCATTGTGCATCCGTTGCTGCGCAGAGAAACAGTTACATTTCTGAATGGCACACTCGACTCCAATGAGAAGGACCTCTGGTTGAGCTTGGGTCCGAATTGGACTGTGCCCAAGGATCAGTTTCAAGATCAAAAGGAATCCTACCATCCCATATTCTACGACGAATGGTCGCCCGATTGGTGTGTCGATGAGCCGGTGCCTTATTTAGCTCCCGCCATCAAGAAGCCACAAACTCCGTTGGCCAGCCCAGTACCCCTGAGTCCGGGCACTAATCGCACTTGGCTGGGTCGCTTGCAGACCCGCAATGTGGATATTGCCGAGGTGGCCTACAACAAGCAGGCGACAAATGATAAGGAACTGAATGTGACAAAGGGCGAATACTTAGAG ATAATTGATGACTCCCGCAACTGGTGGAAGGCTCGCAATTCCGTTGGCAACGTTGGCTATGTGCCACACACTGTGCTCATACCCTACAACTTTGATCCCGCCAGCAATCGCAAGGCACGCGACACGGACTCATTGGCTTCGGAGAATGGCGATGCTAATGGTGAAGCCAACAATCCACTCTATCGCAACACAATGGCCATGTATGTGCCGCCAGCAGAACGAGAGTCCCAACAGCCGGTGGGTGCGAACAAGATGATGCCACGATCCTACTCCATGCCTGCCTCCGTGCCGGTGCCACCGCCAATGCCGCCAAGCGAGAGCGGAACCCCAACTGAAACGCCCAGTGGCACACTCAAACGCAACATGGCCAATGTTGGTGCCATGGCAG CTATGCGTGCCCGCAACGATTGCGATGCCGATGATGTGACATATTTGATGCAGGATGGTGTCAACGATGAGCTGCGCGTCATGctgcagcagaggcagcatcGCAAGGATCTGGAGATCCTCAAGACGCCTGAGATATACATTAATCAAAACTCGAAGCCCAAAGAGGTGGAGGAATGGCTGCGTGGCAAGGGCTTCTCCGATACCATTATCAAGCGTCTGCACACGCTCAGCGGAGAGGAGATGTTTGCTTTGTCGCCACACACCATCGAGAGCTATTTTGGCCAGCGCGAGAGTCGTCGGCTCATTTCACAGATTGTGCTGCAGAAGAACTTCTGTGAg TACAAAACCATTCGTTCGTCGGAGCTGTCGGCGAAGTTGGCTCGTGCCAGGCAAAAGGCCGATCAATCAAATGGCGATCCCAACGAGGTCTTCTAA